A genomic region of Candidatus Kapaibacterium sp. contains the following coding sequences:
- a CDS encoding tryptophanase, translated as MKTLIEPFKIKTIEEIPITKREDREIFLKDAFNNPFFLRSEHITIDLLTDSGTTAMSAKQWAGLMDGDEAYAGSRSYYKFESIVKEITNFKHIIPTHQGRAAERILFTILKGDNKSIPNNTHFDTTRGNIEYNGIEALDFPVENGLIPELEAPFKGNMDVDRLKAYIQQRGKENIPVCMLTITNNSGGGQPVSMQNIREVSQLCRENGIPFYLDCCRFAENAYFIKTREAGYADKPIKEICNEMFSYADGATMSAKKDGLSNTGGFLATNDDALAEQAQSLLIITEGFITYGGMTRRDLEALAQGFVEVMDEHYLEYRIGQIKYLGNKLIESGVPILVPTGGHAVYLDAKRFTPHIAPEFFPAQAILCELYLVGGIRSVEIGSLMFGRSDQNGNHIGPPMELVRLAIPRRVYTQAHTDYVAEACEEVYKNRTKLKKMRLLYETKFLRHFTAKLEYID; from the coding sequence ATGAAAACTTTAATAGAGCCCTTCAAAATCAAAACAATTGAAGAGATTCCAATCACAAAACGTGAAGATAGAGAAATATTTTTAAAAGATGCATTCAATAATCCGTTTTTTCTCAGGTCCGAACACATCACTATAGATTTGCTGACAGATAGCGGAACAACCGCTATGAGTGCCAAGCAATGGGCAGGTTTGATGGATGGCGATGAAGCATATGCCGGAAGCCGCAGCTATTATAAATTCGAGAGCATAGTCAAAGAGATTACAAATTTTAAGCACATCATACCCACTCACCAAGGTAGAGCAGCCGAGAGAATTTTGTTCACGATTTTAAAAGGCGATAACAAGTCAATACCAAACAACACACATTTCGATACCACACGTGGAAATATTGAATATAATGGTATCGAAGCTCTTGATTTTCCGGTCGAAAATGGTTTAATTCCGGAATTGGAAGCACCTTTCAAAGGCAACATGGACGTTGATAGATTGAAAGCTTACATCCAACAACGCGGGAAAGAAAATATTCCCGTTTGTATGCTCACAATCACTAACAATAGTGGCGGTGGACAGCCTGTTTCGATGCAAAATATAAGAGAAGTAAGTCAACTTTGTCGCGAAAATGGCATTCCATTCTACCTCGATTGCTGTCGTTTTGCCGAAAATGCTTATTTCATCAAAACTCGTGAAGCGGGATATGCCGACAAACCAATCAAAGAAATTTGCAACGAAATGTTTTCCTACGCTGATGGCGCAACAATGTCTGCCAAAAAAGACGGACTATCCAATACCGGCGGATTTTTGGCTACAAACGATGATGCCTTAGCCGAACAAGCCCAATCATTGTTGATAATCACTGAAGGATTCATCACATACGGTGGTATGACTCGCCGCGACCTCGAAGCATTAGCTCAAGGGTTCGTAGAAGTGATGGACGAACATTATTTGGAATATAGAATCGGGCAAATTAAGTATTTGGGCAACAAGCTAATCGAATCGGGTGTGCCGATTTTGGTGCCCACAGGCGGTCATGCCGTCTATTTGGATGCCAAACGCTTTACTCCACATATTGCGCCCGAATTTTTCCCTGCTCAAGCTATCCTATGCGAATTGTACTTAGTTGGCGGCATTCGTTCCGTCGAAATTGGCTCGCTGATGTTTGGCAGAAGCGACCAGAACGGCAACCATATCGGACCACCAATGGAACTTGTCAGACTTGCAATCCCGAGACGTGTTTACACACAAGCACACACCGATTACGTTGCCGAAGCTTGCGAAGAAGTTTATAAGAATCGCACCAAATTGAAAAAAATGCGTTTGCTATACGAAACCAAATTCCTTCGCCATTTCACAGCCAAATTGGAATACATTGATTAA
- the deoC gene encoding deoxyribose-phosphate aldolase, whose product MELNVVDVASRIEHTILKPDTNYLEVEKLCKEVQDFNFACVCVLPYFVGYSRSILVKREKVCTVIGFPLGASFVFSKMDECVHALKNGAGEIDMVINIAALLAHDYRTVATEISSVADIAHNTLAKVKVIVETCLLNEQQKIDVCKIVSDNGADYIKTSTGFSHGGATLHDIELLRKYSKDELKIKASGGIKTAQFAIELINAGADRIGTSSGVKIIQELNSMNA is encoded by the coding sequence ATGGAATTGAATGTCGTTGATGTTGCTTCTCGTATCGAACATACGATACTAAAGCCGGATACAAATTATCTGGAAGTAGAAAAGCTATGTAAAGAAGTTCAGGATTTCAATTTTGCATGCGTTTGTGTTTTACCCTATTTCGTAGGATACAGCCGAAGTATCTTGGTCAAAAGGGAGAAAGTCTGCACAGTAATCGGATTTCCTTTAGGGGCTTCATTTGTATTTTCAAAGATGGACGAATGTGTTCATGCTCTAAAAAATGGTGCCGGTGAAATTGATATGGTAATCAATATTGCTGCATTGTTGGCTCACGATTATAGAACTGTTGCGACTGAAATATCATCAGTTGCTGATATAGCTCACAACACTTTGGCAAAAGTCAAAGTCATCGTTGAAACTTGTTTGTTGAACGAGCAACAAAAAATTGATGTGTGCAAAATCGTAAGCGACAACGGAGCCGATTACATCAAAACATCAACCGGATTTTCTCACGGTGGCGCTACTCTTCATGATATAGAATTGCTCAGGAAATACTCTAAGGATGAATTAAAAATCAAAGCCTCAGGCGGCATCAAAACGGCACAATTCGCAATTGAATTAATCAATGCCGGAGCCGATAGAATTGGCACAAGTTCAGGTGTGAAAATCATCCAAGAACTCAATTCGATGAACGCTTGA